The following nucleotide sequence is from Mucilaginibacter sp. cycad4.
AGTTTACAAGGATAGCCTTATAAATACGCATCCTCCCTATGCCATTAAGCGTTTGTGGGTACTTACATATTCCGTTGAAGATCAACCGCGGGAGCTATCGGAACTGTTGAAAAACAGGCAATTAATCAAAAAAGACAGTTTTGAAACCCGGGGCGGTGTACGCTTTAGTTTGTTTGCGCAAGGCAATGCACTTGTTCAAAAAAAATAGTGTCCATAATATGGAACCGAATTACTGTACAATCGCGAGTAAAACACACTTTTGCCGGCGCTGTATGCCCGCGCCGGATGGGGGCTTTCATGATTAGGCCCGCATTAGGGGCGTTATACCGTTGCTGTTTAATTGTTATTATAAATGTTTAAATTTGTTATATGACAACGTTAACAATCGAAATACCCGAAAAAGCAGGGAAAACGCTGGCCGACCTGGTTGAGCAGTTAGGAGGGAAGGTTATTTCTGTAAAGAAAGACAAAGAGACAAAAGGCGGGAAGAAGAAAAAACAGGTATTAGATGATCTGGAAGAGTCTGTAAAGTTTGTCAGGTTGCATCAGCAGGGTAAGGTTGAAGCAAAAACGATAGAAGAATTACTTAATGAGCTTTAAGATTCTGCTAACTCCGGCGTTTGTCCGTGAACTTAAGTAGTTATGAATTATTTTACTACCCCACTATTCCTTGAACTCAAACTTATGGGAGGTACACTAAATCTCGCTAAAGAATCTTTTGATTTATGCGAATATTTAGAAAATCCTCCGACAGAATCTGAACAGGAATATATTGAAAATTCAAAATACTTTACCACAATAAAAGATGCTTTGTGGTGCAACTGTTGTATAGATCTTGCCAAACTTTACGACCATAACCCTAAGAACGATATTGTCAGGAAAAATGGAAGTTACGCTAAGATCTTCAATTTTTTGTCTATGTTAAATGCATTAAAAAATGGAAAGTATCCGATTGAAATAGACTCAATTGTTATCGAATCATGGATTGAGAAAATTAATGACAATAATAACTCGATCAATTTATTGAAAGAATTTAGAGATAAAGCGTATGCTCACACAGAAATACATGTTTTTCCGGAAATAAATTTTCATGAGCTCTTTAGAAATATAAAGCTATTGTTTGAACTGGCCTTTAATGTTTTTAATTTCTTATGGTGTGAAGTTTTAGGAAGAAAAATCTCGGATCTTGGCTTTACTGTTTTTAATCCAAGTGATTTCGATTTGATAAGAAAGCTCTCAGAGTGCCAATAGGTTTTGAATTGCCCATAATTATAAGATCCCATTTGATCTTTGATTTAGCCTATGTATCTAAATAAAGTGTAATACACTACGCTAATCGCTCCCCCAATCCCCCAATCTTTAAAAATTTCCCCAACCCATCTCCAATTTTACGCCGTCAACCTGGTGATGCAGTAACATGTCTTTCAAAATGGCGCCGAAAAGTCAAAAAATCGAACCGGCTAATGCTTAGCCAAATACCTTTCAAACATATGTTAAAACGCGGATGCAAAAATTATAAAAAAATAACTTACTAACTATTTGATAATTAATACAAAGTTTCTATCTTTGCCGTCCCTTTCGGGGGAGAAATATGCCTTGAACGAAGCCCTACTGCTTCGATGGGCACAAAAACAATTAAAAAAATGTCAGGAATTATTGGTAAAAAAGTAGGAATGACCAGCATTTTCGACGAAACAGGGAAAAACATTCCCTGCACAGTAATCGAAGCTGGCCCTTGCGTGGTAACACAAGTTAAGTCTGTGGATACAGACGGATATGCTGCTGTACAGCTGGCATATGGCGACAAAAAGGAAAAAAACACTTCTGCCCCTTTAAAAGGACACTTCCAGAAAGCCGGTAGCGCTCCAAAGCGTAAACTGGTTGAATTCAAAACTTTCGAAGATCAAAAAACATTAGGCGACACCGTTACTGTCGACATTTTTGCTGCGGGAGATTTTGTTGACGTGGTAGGTACCTCAAAAGGTAAGGGTTTTCAGGGTGTGGTAAAACGTCATGGTTTTGGTGGTGTGGGTATGCAAACCCACGGTCAGCATAACCGTTTACGTGCGCCGGGTTCTTTGGGTGCGTCATCATGGCCTTCGCGTGTATTTAAAGGTATGCGCATGGCAGGTCAAACCGGAAACGCCCGTGTTAAAGTACAAAACCTTGAAGTAGTTAAGGTTTTCGCGGAGCAGAATCTGTTAGTAGTTAAAGGTTCCATCCCCGGAGCTAAGGGTTCATTCGTAATAGTGGATAAATAAGATGGAAGTTAACGTATTAAACGTATCAGGTAAAGAAACAGGTGCCAAGGTGCAGCTTCCTGAGTCGGTTTTCGGTATTGAGCCAAATGATCACGCTATCTATCTTGATGTTAAGCAATATCTTGCTAACCAGCGTCAGGGTACACACAAATCAAAACAGCGTAATGAAATTGCAGGTTCAACCCGCAAATTATATAAACAAAAAGGTACAGGCGGTGCCCGTGCCGGTGGTATTAAATCACCATTATTTAACGGTGGTGGCCGTGTATTCGGTCCGCAACCACGCGATTATAGCTTCAAATTAAACAAAAAGCTTAAATCACTGGCCCGTAACTCCGCTTTATCATACAAAGCAAAAGATAACAACATTTTAGTATTAGAAGATTTTAGCTTCGATAGCATCAAAACTAAAAACTACATTAAAATGGAGGCCGATCTGAATGTTACCAACGAAAAAACTTTATTGGTAATTGCAGCTGCCGAAAATAACAATGTGTATTTATCAAGCAGGAACCTGAAGAAAAGCAAAGTAATTTCAGTTGAGCAGCTTAACACTTATGATGTGTTAAACGCAGGCAAGCTGTTGTTAACTACAGGTGCTGTTAAAACTTTGGAGGAAGCATTAGCTAAGTAATTATGGAAATTTTAAAACAACCCCTACTTACTGAAAAAGTTACTCAGTTAACTGACAAGCTTAACCGTTATGCTTTCAAAGTTGATCACAGGGCTAACAAAATTCAGATCAAGAGTGCCATTGAGGCAATGTACGGTGTGAACGTTACGGCGGTAAACACCATGAAATACGTCGGCAAACTTAAAACTCGCAATACTAAGGCAGGCGCCGTTCAGGGCCGTTCAGCTACTTACAAAAAAGCGATCATTACGTTGAAGGACGGAGAAGTAATTGATTTTTACAGCAATATATAATTATAGAAATGGCAGTAAAGAGATTTAAACCGGTTACCCCGGGCACCCGCTTCAGAGTTGATGTATCTAACTCAGATATCACAACAAACGTTCCTGAAAAATCGTTGGTTGTAGCAGCTAACACCAGATCGGGCGGTCGTAACAACAGCGGTAAAATGACTATGCGCTACCTGGGTGGTGGCCATAAACAAGCATACAGATTAATTGATTTCAAACGTAATAAATTTGACATCCCTGCAAAAGTTGCAACTATCGAGTACGATCCTAACCGTTCGGCACGTATAGCCCTGCTACACTTTGCTGATGGTGAAAAAAGATACATGATTGCTCCGGAAGGCTTAACCGTTGGTACAATAGTAACAGCAGGCGAAACAGCAGCTCCCGAAGTAGGTAACACCTTACCATTAAAGAATATCCCTCTTGGTTCGATCATTCACAACATTGAGTTAAACCCTGGCCAGGGTGGTGTAATTGCCCGCAGCGCCGGTACTTATGCTCAATTATCAGCACGTGATGGCAAATATGCCATCATCAAATTGCCTTCAGGCGAAACCCGCATGATCCTGTCAACTTGCTTGGCAACTATCGGTACGGTTTCAAATGGCGAAAGAGCAAATGCTGTGTTAGGTAAAGCCGGCCGCAAACGCTGGTTAGGCCGCAGGCCAAGGGTACGTGGTGTAGCTATGAACCCGGTAGATCACCCTATGGGTGGTGGTGAAGGCCGTGCCTCAGGTGGTCATCCACGTTCACGTAAAGGTTTATTGGCTAAAGGCTACAAAACCCGTGACAAGAAGAAAACATCGGATCGTTACATCATTGAAAGAAGGAAGAAATAATGGCTCGTTCAATAAAAAAAGGACCTTACATCGATCATAACTTAGACAAAAAAGTTATGGTGCTGAATGATGCAAATAAAAAATCAGTTGTAAAAACATGGTCACGTCGTTCCATGATCTCTCCTGATTTCGTTGGTCATACATTCGCAGTACACAACGGTAACAAGTTTATCCCTGTGTACGTAACAGAAAACATGGTTGGACACAAGCTGGGAGAGTTTGCACCAACCCGTACATTCCGCGGACACGCAGAAAAGAAAAAATAACAGGCAATGGAAGCAACAACAAAAATTAAAAAGTCTGTACTGATCAGGCAACAAAAAGAAGCTGCGAAAGCTCTTGTAGGCGGCGCTTCTGTTGCTAAGTTACAGGACTGCCCAACTTCACCACGCAAAATGCGTTTGGTGGTTGACTTGATCCGCGGTGAAAACGTAGAGAAAGCGTTATACATATTAAAATTTACTAACAAAGAAGCTGCTATTCGTGTAGAGAAACTTTTGTTATCAGCCATCAAAAACTGGGAAGCAAAAAACGAAGGCAAACGTGTTGAAGACAGCGCTTTATATGTTAAAGAAGTATCTGTAGGCGGTGGCCGTCAGTTAAAGAGGTTACGCCCTGCTCCGCAAGGAAGGGGATACCGTATCCGCAAACGCTCAAACCACGTAACACTTGTTGTGGATAGTAAAAACGATAACAATTAATTTGAAATGGGACAGAAAGCACATCCAATAGGTAACAGGTTAGGAATCATCAGAGGTTGGGATTCTAACTGGTTCGGTGGTAACAACTACTCCGACAAATTAGTTGAAGACGAAAAAATCCGCAAATACCTTTCAGCTCGTATTGCTAAAGGTGGTGTATCTAAAGTAGTTATCGAGCGTACTTTAAAACGCATTACCGTAACTATCCACACTGCCCGTCCGGGTATTGTGATCGGTAAAGGCGGCCAGGAAGTTGACAAGATCAAAGAAGAGTTGAAAAAACTTACCAAAAAGGAAGTTCAGATCAACATTTTCGAGATCAAACGCCCTGAGCTTGATGCACAATTAGTAGCAGAAGGCATTGCAAAACAATTAGAAGCACGTATCTCTTTCCGTCG
It contains:
- the rplC gene encoding 50S ribosomal protein L3, coding for MSGIIGKKVGMTSIFDETGKNIPCTVIEAGPCVVTQVKSVDTDGYAAVQLAYGDKKEKNTSAPLKGHFQKAGSAPKRKLVEFKTFEDQKTLGDTVTVDIFAAGDFVDVVGTSKGKGFQGVVKRHGFGGVGMQTHGQHNRLRAPGSLGASSWPSRVFKGMRMAGQTGNARVKVQNLEVVKVFAEQNLLVVKGSIPGAKGSFVIVDK
- the rplD gene encoding 50S ribosomal protein L4; translation: MEVNVLNVSGKETGAKVQLPESVFGIEPNDHAIYLDVKQYLANQRQGTHKSKQRNEIAGSTRKLYKQKGTGGARAGGIKSPLFNGGGRVFGPQPRDYSFKLNKKLKSLARNSALSYKAKDNNILVLEDFSFDSIKTKNYIKMEADLNVTNEKTLLVIAAAENNNVYLSSRNLKKSKVISVEQLNTYDVLNAGKLLLTTGAVKTLEEALAK
- the rplW gene encoding 50S ribosomal protein L23 is translated as MEILKQPLLTEKVTQLTDKLNRYAFKVDHRANKIQIKSAIEAMYGVNVTAVNTMKYVGKLKTRNTKAGAVQGRSATYKKAIITLKDGEVIDFYSNI
- the rplB gene encoding 50S ribosomal protein L2 is translated as MAVKRFKPVTPGTRFRVDVSNSDITTNVPEKSLVVAANTRSGGRNNSGKMTMRYLGGGHKQAYRLIDFKRNKFDIPAKVATIEYDPNRSARIALLHFADGEKRYMIAPEGLTVGTIVTAGETAAPEVGNTLPLKNIPLGSIIHNIELNPGQGGVIARSAGTYAQLSARDGKYAIIKLPSGETRMILSTCLATIGTVSNGERANAVLGKAGRKRWLGRRPRVRGVAMNPVDHPMGGGEGRASGGHPRSRKGLLAKGYKTRDKKKTSDRYIIERRKK
- the rpsS gene encoding 30S ribosomal protein S19; translated protein: MARSIKKGPYIDHNLDKKVMVLNDANKKSVVKTWSRRSMISPDFVGHTFAVHNGNKFIPVYVTENMVGHKLGEFAPTRTFRGHAEKKK
- the rplV gene encoding 50S ribosomal protein L22, whose amino-acid sequence is MEATTKIKKSVLIRQQKEAAKALVGGASVAKLQDCPTSPRKMRLVVDLIRGENVEKALYILKFTNKEAAIRVEKLLLSAIKNWEAKNEGKRVEDSALYVKEVSVGGGRQLKRLRPAPQGRGYRIRKRSNHVTLVVDSKNDNN